A DNA window from Candidatus Binatus sp. contains the following coding sequences:
- a CDS encoding DUF2939 domain-containing protein — protein sequence MLRFILRHFTALLVITALAAWALFYVPRSPSWAVLRAKQAIDARDGPAAAEYVDFESVVKHAAYEMIEKKGSSNPFGSIVGRAAVDFLIKPMAQVAQAWAIREVNTGAKEVQMPAVAVAGSIVLLHRSGDTAYTNFTDHKGQVWEIHLARQSDGYWRVIEVKDINQLLEKLQREQQKQLGRP from the coding sequence ATGCTTCGATTCATACTGCGGCATTTCACCGCGTTACTGGTCATCACGGCGCTCGCAGCGTGGGCGCTGTTCTACGTACCGCGAAGTCCCTCGTGGGCGGTTCTCCGCGCGAAGCAGGCGATTGACGCGCGCGACGGTCCGGCCGCCGCCGAGTACGTCGATTTCGAGAGCGTGGTGAAGCACGCGGCGTACGAAATGATCGAGAAGAAAGGCAGCAGCAATCCGTTCGGCTCGATCGTAGGGCGGGCGGCAGTAGATTTTCTGATCAAGCCGATGGCGCAAGTGGCGCAGGCGTGGGCAATTCGCGAGGTCAATACCGGCGCGAAGGAAGTGCAGATGCCGGCGGTGGCGGTGGCGGGATCGATCGTGCTGCTGCATCGGAGCGGCGACACCGCATACACCAACTTCACCGATCACAAAGGGCAGGTCTGGGAAATTCATCTGGCGCGGCAGTCCGACGGCTATTGGCGGGTGATCGAGGTGAAGGACATCAACCAACTACTCGAGAAATTGCAGCGCGAGCAGCAGAAGCAATTGGGCAGGCCGTAG